Genomic window (Subtercola endophyticus):
TGATGGTGGGCCGGACGGGCCTCCATGAGGGAAGGTTCGAAGATGCTTGAGAAGGCTGATGTTGAGACGTGGGTTGCCGGCTATCTCACGGCGTGGACGACGTGCGCACCGGCGGACATCGCCGCGCTGTTCACCGTCGATGCCGAGCAGCACGAACGGCCCTATGAGACCGACTGGATCGGCTGCGAGGCGATCATCGCCGGCTGGCAGTTTCGCGCAAAATGGCAAGAGGGTGGATGGACGTTCACCTGGGAGCTGCTGAAGATCGCCGGCGACACCTTCGTACTCAGCGGCACCGGCGTCTACACGGAGCTGGGAACGTTCGACAACCTCTGGGTCGTCACCCTCGATGACGACGGAAAATGCACCTCGTTCCAGATGTGGAACAACGAAATCTAAGCCCCAGCCCCGCGTGTCTCCGTCACGTGCAGCGTCCCGAGCAGGGCCAGGGCGCCCGCGCTTGCGCTGCCGGGCGCGGGAGTGCCGACGAGCAGTTGCTGGCCGGGCGCGTCCCGCACGTCGAACGTTTGATAAGTGAGTTCGATGCGCCCGACGTGCGGATGCACGAAGACCTTGTACGCCCGTGCCAGACC
Coding sequences:
- a CDS encoding nuclear transport factor 2 family protein, with amino-acid sequence MLEKADVETWVAGYLTAWTTCAPADIAALFTVDAEQHERPYETDWIGCEAIIAGWQFRAKWQEGGWTFTWELLKIAGDTFVLSGTGVYTELGTFDNLWVVTLDDDGKCTSFQMWNNEI